In a genomic window of Cataglyphis hispanica isolate Lineage 1 chromosome 18, ULB_Chis1_1.0, whole genome shotgun sequence:
- the LOC126856267 gene encoding major facilitator superfamily domain-containing protein 1-like, translating into MEGGVAENSVSTDMNRSEDEMALQGCCSPKKMPYRFLGLALMCLLGFGSYFCFDNPGALQDNFKTDLNMSTSTFVLLYSIYSWPNVILCFIGGFLLDSVFGIRLGTVIYMGLTLIGQIIFASGAFFDAFWLMMLGRFVFGIGAESLAVAQNSYAVLWFKGKELNMVFGLQLSFARVGSTVNFLVMEPVYNYVSKYYKGPECIGIVLFLASGTCVMSMICACILGLMDKRAERLLRRGEGQEPQVVSLKDVKDFKPIFWLIALICIAYYVAIFPFIALGKVFFERKYEFDPSAANTVNSLVYSISAIWSPVLGYLVDRTGKNVSWVFISICVTILAHGLLAFTYLNPYVCMVLMGLAYSMLASSLWPLIALVTPEHQLGTAYGIAQAVQNLGLAVVSIVAGIIVDKGGYLMLEMFFLGWLWVSLITAGAIWVSDIATSGGYLNMTPGQRERYEAFRCMPENLEREKLLSSECTSDFSADSLMQPQSDISIRNRYLSRIGAMVPPHAVTPIHRALR; encoded by the exons ATGGAGGGAGGCGTAGCGGAAAATTCTGTTAGCACGGACATGAACAGGTCCGAGGACGAGATGGCTCTACAAGGATGTTGCAGTCCCAAGAAAATGCCCTACCGATTTTTGGGCCTGGCGCTCATGTGTCTACTCGGATTTG GatcgtatttttgttttgataatCCTGGAGCATTAcaggataattttaaaactgacTTAAATATGTCAACAAGCACATTTGTTTTGCTATATTCCATATATTCTTGGCCGAATGTCATTTTGTGCTTCATTGGTGGATTTTTATTGGACAGTGTTTTTGGAATTCGGCTAGGTACTGTAATTTATATGGGACTCACATTGATTGGCCAAATCATTTTTGCAAGTGGTGCCTTTTTTGATGCTTTTTGGCTAATGATGCTTGGCCGATTTGTCTTTGG AATCGGTGCAGAATCGTTGGCAGTTGCCCAGAATAGTTACGCAGTCCTTTGGTTCAAaggtaaagaattaaatatggtGTTTGGACTGCAGTTGAGCTTTGCGCGAGTAGGGTCGACTGTAAACTTTTTAGTAATGGAGCCAGTATACAATTatgtatctaaatattataaggGTCCAGAGTGCATTGGCATagttctctttctcgcttctGGAACTTGCGTGATGTCGATGATATGCGCGTGTATATTAGGCCTCATGGACAAACGCGCCGAAAGATTGCTTCGACGAGGAGAGGGACAAGAACCGCAAGTTGTTAGTCTAAAGGACGTTAAGGATTTCAAGCCGATCTTTTGGTTGATTGCACTTATTTGCATCGCTTATTATGTTGCTATATTCCCCTTTATCGCTTTGGGAAA agtaTTTTTTGAACGGAAATACGAATTTGATCCATCTGCTGCAAATACAGTGAATTCTCTCGTTTACTCTATATCGGCGATATGGTCACCTGTATTAGGTTACTTAGTAGATAGAACAGGCAAAAACGTATCATGGgtatttattagtatatgtGTGACTATCCTTGCACATGGATTGCTCGCATTTACCTATTTGAATCCTTATGTGTGTATGGTTCTCATGGGATTAGCATATTCCATGCTCGCTAGCAGTTTATGGCCTTTAATCGCTCTTGTCACACCAGAGCATCAACTTGGTACTGCTTATGGAAT AGCACAAGCTGTACAAAATTTAGGCCTTGCCGTAGTATCAATTGTAGCTGGCATAATTGTCGACAAAGGAGGGTATTTAATGCTTGAGATGTTCTTCCTTGGTTGGCTCTGGG TTTCATTGATAACCGCTGGTGCAATCTGGGTATCGGACATAGCAACAAGCGGTGGTTATCTTAATATGACGCCAGGACAAAGAGAACGATATGAGGCATTTCGATGTATGCCTGAGAATTTGgaacgagaaaaattattgtcgtCGGAGTGCACATCGGATTTTTCAGCGGATAGTCTTATGCAACCACAATCTGATATTAGTATACGAAACCGTTACTTGTCTCGCATTGGTGCAATG GTACCACCGCATGCAGTAACACCGATTCATCGAGCATTACGATGA
- the LOC126856318 gene encoding chromatin complexes subunit BAP18 isoform X2, which translates to MNSASKVGEIFTAAGVAFNKLGELTMQLHPTSDSLAGKWTEEDIEMLRHSVRAFSEELNRISEHIKSRTVSQIRTTLKKKAFEEAGISVRQQQILPQQAQQSTLVQQQVKQQSTSGNQSLIGKSAEVTLNMLNAPETEVDVEGLPEECQVKLEFEEGATEEVTG; encoded by the exons ATGAACTCTGCGAGCAAG GTGGGTGAAATCTTCACCGCAGCTGGTGTGGCCTTTAATAAGCTGGGTGAACTTACAATGCAACTACATCCAACATCAGACTCGCTAGCAGG TAAATGGACTGAGGAGGACATTGAGATGCTCCGTCACTCAGTAAGGGCTTTCAGCGAAGAGTTGAACAGAATAAGCGAGCACATCAAGAGTCGGACGGT TTCTCAGATACGAACCACTCTGAAGAAAAAGGCGTTCGAAGAAGCTGGAATATCCGTCAGACAACAACAGATTCTTCCTCAACAGGCACAACAATCAACATTGGTTCAGCAACAGGTCAAACAGCAGTCCACGTCAGGAAATCAAAGTTTAATAGGCAAATCAGCGGAAGTGACGCTCAACATGCTGAATGCACCTGAGACGGAAGTGGATGTCGAGGGACTTCCCGAGGAATGTCAAGTGAAACTTGAATTCGAAGAAGGCGCTACCGAGGAAGTTACTGGTTAG
- the LOC126856318 gene encoding chromatin complexes subunit BAP18 isoform X1 has product MLKKSRNKQNVSNKASSSRKSQMVGEIFTAAGVAFNKLGELTMQLHPTSDSLAGKWTEEDIEMLRHSVRAFSEELNRISEHIKSRTVSQIRTTLKKKAFEEAGISVRQQQILPQQAQQSTLVQQQVKQQSTSGNQSLIGKSAEVTLNMLNAPETEVDVEGLPEECQVKLEFEEGATEEVTG; this is encoded by the exons ATGCTGAAGAAATCCAGgaataaacaaaatgtttcaaataaagcCTCCAGCTCGAGGAAATCGCAGATG GTGGGTGAAATCTTCACCGCAGCTGGTGTGGCCTTTAATAAGCTGGGTGAACTTACAATGCAACTACATCCAACATCAGACTCGCTAGCAGG TAAATGGACTGAGGAGGACATTGAGATGCTCCGTCACTCAGTAAGGGCTTTCAGCGAAGAGTTGAACAGAATAAGCGAGCACATCAAGAGTCGGACGGT TTCTCAGATACGAACCACTCTGAAGAAAAAGGCGTTCGAAGAAGCTGGAATATCCGTCAGACAACAACAGATTCTTCCTCAACAGGCACAACAATCAACATTGGTTCAGCAACAGGTCAAACAGCAGTCCACGTCAGGAAATCAAAGTTTAATAGGCAAATCAGCGGAAGTGACGCTCAACATGCTGAATGCACCTGAGACGGAAGTGGATGTCGAGGGACTTCCCGAGGAATGTCAAGTGAAACTTGAATTCGAAGAAGGCGCTACCGAGGAAGTTACTGGTTAG
- the LOC126856318 gene encoding chromatin complexes subunit BAP18 isoform X3 codes for MLKKSRNKQNVSNKASSSRKSQMVGEIFTAAGVAFNKLGELTMQLHPTSDSLAGSQIRTTLKKKAFEEAGISVRQQQILPQQAQQSTLVQQQVKQQSTSGNQSLIGKSAEVTLNMLNAPETEVDVEGLPEECQVKLEFEEGATEEVTG; via the exons ATGCTGAAGAAATCCAGgaataaacaaaatgtttcaaataaagcCTCCAGCTCGAGGAAATCGCAGATG GTGGGTGAAATCTTCACCGCAGCTGGTGTGGCCTTTAATAAGCTGGGTGAACTTACAATGCAACTACATCCAACATCAGACTCGCTAGCAGG TTCTCAGATACGAACCACTCTGAAGAAAAAGGCGTTCGAAGAAGCTGGAATATCCGTCAGACAACAACAGATTCTTCCTCAACAGGCACAACAATCAACATTGGTTCAGCAACAGGTCAAACAGCAGTCCACGTCAGGAAATCAAAGTTTAATAGGCAAATCAGCGGAAGTGACGCTCAACATGCTGAATGCACCTGAGACGGAAGTGGATGTCGAGGGACTTCCCGAGGAATGTCAAGTGAAACTTGAATTCGAAGAAGGCGCTACCGAGGAAGTTACTGGTTAG
- the LOC126856305 gene encoding probable RNA methyltransferase CG11342 — translation MNGDGNSGEKTDPGAIRHGNFINYYQFHPAEERVRQLPRGVWQRRRDAHPARKYTGLDVGCNAGNLTYMLYDFLEKTMSQDQPEISLIGVDLDPILIERAREGNRRPDRLTFECLDFLSDDCGETLRKHLAQLHKTRFDVVFCFSITMWIHLNHGDDGLEEFLRKACDLSEMIVIEPQPWKCYRNASRRLRRVKSEDFPLLKELKYTGNPTQHIEDILTRLCDFRKVTVTAGNDWGRTLLIYERK, via the exons atGAACGGCGACGGGAATAGCGGCGAGAAAACGGATCCGGGCGCTATCAGACACGGGaacttcataaattattaccaATTCCATCCTGCGGAAGAGCGCGTGCGGCAACTTCCGCGTGGCGTGTGGCAGCGACGACGGGACGCTCATCCGGCCCGGAAATACACGGGTCTAGACGTCGGCTGTAACGCCGGG AATCTCACATACATGTTATACGATTTCCTCGAGAAGACTATGTCCCAAGATCAGCCCGAGATCTCTTTAATCGGTGTGGATCTCGATCCAATTCTGATCGAGAGAGCGCGCGAAGGTAATCGGCGCCCGGATCGTCTGACCTTCGAGTGTCTGGACTTTTTGTCCGATGATTGCGGCGAGACGTTGAGGAAGCATCTGGCGCAGCTTCATAAAACGCGATTCGACGTGGTGTTCTGCTTCTCGATCACTATGTGGATTCATCTGAATCATGGTGATGACGGTCTGGAGGAGTTTCTACGAAAAGCTTGCGATTTATCGGAAATGATCGTCATCGAGCCGCAGCCTTGGAAATGTTACAGAAATGCATCGAGAAGGCTACGAAGAGTGAAATCGGAGGACTTTCCTTTGCTGAAGGAACTAAAATACACCGGCAATCCGACGCAGCATATTGAGGACATTTTGACGAGGCTGTGCGATTTTCGAAAAGTCACCGTCACCGCGGGTAACGATTGGGGACGCACGCTTTTGATTTACGAAAGAAAGTAG